In the genome of Anomalospiza imberbis isolate Cuckoo-Finch-1a 21T00152 chromosome 29, ASM3175350v1, whole genome shotgun sequence, one region contains:
- the FCER1A gene encoding high affinity immunoglobulin epsilon receptor subunit alpha translates to MAGDTGMAGKVALLLWDWLVLQVPAWALLEGDTVTLRCRGWRNMKVTRVSFYREGMELGVLHDGTELSLSPLQLNHSGRYRCKGWVKSLGWKESAPVTVTVQVPVANATITPGPPAHRVRAGDAVILHCTVLVGSAPVTFTWLHNGQEVAWGPLLELEDIDVGHSGTYQCVATNQLGQDGHRALSPELALEVTLWGHKDTGGVT, encoded by the exons atggctggggacaccgggatggccGGGAAGGTGGCGCTGCTCCTGTGGG actggctggtgctgcaggtgcCGGCGTGGGCGTTGCTGGagggggacacggtgacactgcGCTGCCGGGGTTGGCGGAACATGAAGGTCACCAGGGTGTCCTTCTACCGTGAGGGGATGGAACTGGGGGTGCTCCACGATGGGACcgagctgtccctgtcccctctgcagctgaACCACAGCGGGCGGTACCGCTGCAAAGGCTGGGTGAAATCATTGGGGTGGAAGGAGTCAGCgccagtgacagtgacagtgcaGG TGCCCGTGGCCAATGCCACCATCACCCCCGGTCCCCCGGCACACCGGGTGCGCGCAGGTGACGCCGTGATCCTGCACTGCACAGTGCTGGTGGGCTCAGCCCCTGTCACCTTCACCTGGCTGCACAACGGCCAGGAGGTGGCCTGGGGTCCCCTCCTGGAGCTTGAGGACATCGATGTGGGACATTCGGGCACCTACCAGTGTGTGGCCACCAACCAGCTGGGACAGGACGGACACCGGGCACTCAGCCCAGAGCTGgccctggaggtgacactgtggggccacAAGGACA